From Streptomyces yatensis, one genomic window encodes:
- a CDS encoding DMT family transporter, producing the protein MAWLLVVVAGLLETGFAVCLKLSHGFTRLWPTVAFCAFALGSFGLLTLSLKKLDVGPAYAVWTGIGAAGTAIYGMIFLDDLVSMLKIVSISLVIIGVIGLQLSGSAH; encoded by the coding sequence ATGGCGTGGCTGCTGGTCGTGGTCGCCGGGCTTCTCGAAACGGGTTTCGCCGTCTGTCTCAAGCTCTCGCACGGCTTCACCCGCCTCTGGCCGACGGTCGCGTTCTGCGCGTTCGCGCTCGGCAGCTTCGGGCTGCTGACGCTGTCGCTGAAGAAGCTCGACGTGGGGCCCGCGTACGCCGTGTGGACGGGGATCGGGGCGGCCGGGACCGCGATCTACGGCATGATCTTCCTCGACGATCTCGTCTCCATGCTCAAGATCGTCTCCATCAGCCTGGTGATCATCGGCGTGATAGGGCTCCAGCTCTCCGGCTCGGCCCACTGA
- a CDS encoding TetR/AcrR family transcriptional regulator, whose translation MPAARESLLDAAFAALEGRPWPRVKMAEVAAAAGVSRQTLYNEFGSKQGLARALVRREADAYLSGVERALSGASGAAGPRERLAAAAVWTVRSATENPLVRAVLTGCWNERLPTPMAPMASVTSVRTASPGPLPAPGELLGQARDRAVRLLAGDWPPGAVELPLACEAVARLALSYVVAPAPAADVARMVRTVLA comes from the coding sequence ATGCCCGCAGCGCGTGAATCCTTACTCGACGCGGCCTTCGCCGCGCTCGAGGGCCGTCCGTGGCCGAGGGTCAAGATGGCCGAGGTCGCGGCGGCGGCCGGGGTCTCCCGGCAGACCCTCTACAACGAGTTCGGCAGCAAGCAGGGCCTCGCCCGCGCTCTGGTGCGGCGCGAGGCCGACGCCTATCTGAGCGGCGTCGAGCGGGCGCTGTCCGGGGCGTCCGGCGCGGCGGGCCCCAGGGAGCGACTGGCCGCCGCGGCGGTGTGGACGGTCCGCTCGGCGACCGAGAATCCACTGGTGCGGGCGGTGCTCACGGGCTGCTGGAACGAACGGCTGCCGACGCCCATGGCGCCCATGGCGTCCGTGACGTCGGTAAGGACGGCATCGCCCGGCCCGCTGCCCGCGCCGGGCGAGCTGCTCGGCCAGGCGCGGGACCGCGCGGTGCGACTGCTGGCGGGCGACTGGCCGCCCGGCGCCGTCGAGCTGCCGCTGGCCTGTGAGGCGGTCGCCAGGCTGGCCCTGTCCTACGTGGTGGCGCCCGCCCCGGCGGCGGATGTGGCCCGTATGGTGCGCACGGTGCTGGCCTGA
- the hisN gene encoding histidinol-phosphatase, whose translation MPDYHDDLRLGHVLADAADATTMERFKALDLKVETKPDMTPVSEADKAAEELIRSSLQRARPRDAVLGEEFGSEGTGPRRWVIDPIDGTKNYVRGVPVWATLIALMERGEGGDRPVVGVVSAPALGRRWWAAEGLGAYTGRSLSSASRLAVSKVNNLSDASFAYSSLSGWEERGKLNGFLDLTRACWRTRGYGDFWPYMMVAEGSVDICAEPELSLWDMAANAVIVQEAGGRFTGLDGVPGPNSGDAAASNGLLHGAMLDYLRP comes from the coding sequence ATGCCCGACTACCACGATGACCTGCGTCTCGGCCATGTCCTCGCCGACGCCGCCGATGCGACCACCATGGAGCGGTTCAAGGCGCTCGACCTGAAGGTCGAGACAAAACCCGATATGACGCCGGTGAGCGAGGCCGACAAGGCGGCCGAGGAGCTGATCCGCAGCTCCCTCCAGCGCGCCCGGCCGCGCGACGCGGTGCTCGGCGAGGAGTTCGGCAGCGAGGGCACCGGCCCGCGGCGCTGGGTGATCGACCCGATCGACGGCACCAAGAACTATGTGCGCGGGGTCCCGGTCTGGGCCACCCTGATCGCCCTCATGGAGCGCGGCGAGGGCGGCGACCGGCCGGTGGTCGGGGTGGTCTCCGCACCGGCGCTGGGACGCCGTTGGTGGGCCGCCGAGGGGCTGGGGGCGTACACCGGGCGCAGCCTGTCCTCCGCGTCGCGGCTGGCGGTCTCGAAGGTGAACAACCTCTCCGACGCCTCCTTCGCGTACTCCTCACTCAGTGGCTGGGAGGAGCGCGGCAAGCTGAACGGCTTCCTCGATCTGACGCGCGCCTGCTGGCGCACCCGCGGCTACGGCGACTTCTGGCCGTACATGATGGTCGCCGAGGGCTCGGTCGACATCTGCGCCGAACCGGAACTGTCGCTGTGGGACATGGCGGCCAACGCGGTGATCGTCCAGGAGGCGGGCGGCCGCTTCACCGGGCTCGACGGCGTACCGGGCCCGAACAGCGGCGACGCGGCGGCGTCCAATGGGCTGCTGCACGGGGCGATGCTGGACTACCTGCGGCCCTGA
- a CDS encoding CBS domain-containing protein — protein MHVRDAMSSVVLTIGPAHTLRQAARLMSARRVGSAIVLDPDTCGLGILTERDILNSVGAGQDPDQETAHDHTTADVVFAAPGWTLDEAARTMTQGGFRHLVVLDAGGPVGVVSVRDIIRCWAPVPQPVPA, from the coding sequence ATGCACGTCCGTGACGCCATGAGCTCGGTGGTCCTCACCATCGGCCCCGCGCACACGCTCCGTCAGGCCGCCCGGCTGATGTCCGCACGCCGGGTCGGATCGGCCATCGTGCTCGATCCCGACACCTGCGGCCTGGGGATTCTCACCGAGCGCGACATCCTCAACTCAGTGGGGGCGGGCCAGGACCCCGACCAGGAGACCGCGCACGACCACACCACCGCCGACGTCGTCTTCGCCGCCCCCGGGTGGACGCTGGACGAGGCGGCCCGCACGATGACCCAGGGCGGCTTCCGCCATCTGGTCGTCCTCGACGCGGGCGGCCCCGTCGGCGTGGTGTCGGTGCGCGACATCATCCGCTGCTGGGCCCCGGTCCCCCAGCCCGTACCGGCCTGA
- a CDS encoding catalase, with amino-acid sequence MTVQDNITGPLTTESGAPVADNQNSETAGVGGPVLIQDQHLIEKLAHFNRERIPERIVHARGAGAYGTFTVTADVTEYTRASFLSEVGKQTETFLRFSTVAGNLGSADAVRDPRGFALKFYTEDGNYDLVGNNTPVFFIKDAIKFPDFIHTQKRDPYTGSQEADNVWDFWGLSPESTHQVTWLFGDRGIPASYRHMNGYGSHTYQWNNAAGEVFWVKYHFKTDQGIKNLTTAEAAETSGLDPDSHQRDLREAIERGDFPTWTVQVQIMPAADAANYRFNPFDLTKVWPHEDYPPIEIGKLELNRNPRNIFAEVEQSIFSPAHFVPGIGPSPDKMLQGRLFAYGDAHRYRVGINADHLPVNRPHAAEARTYGRDGFLYDGRHAGAKNYEPNSFGGPAETGRPLWEPSAVSGRTGDHEAPSHAEDDDFVQAGNLYRLMSDGEKERLIENLAQFIAKVSRDDIAQRAIENFRKADADYGKRLEAAVQALRG; translated from the coding sequence GTGACGGTCCAGGACAACATCACTGGTCCGCTGACCACGGAGTCCGGGGCTCCGGTGGCGGACAACCAGAACAGCGAGACGGCGGGCGTCGGCGGTCCGGTCCTCATCCAGGACCAGCACCTGATCGAGAAGCTCGCCCACTTCAATCGCGAGCGGATCCCGGAGCGGATCGTGCACGCCCGCGGAGCCGGTGCGTACGGCACCTTCACCGTGACCGCGGACGTGACCGAGTACACCCGCGCGTCGTTCCTCTCCGAGGTCGGCAAGCAGACCGAGACGTTCCTGCGCTTCTCGACGGTCGCCGGCAACCTCGGCTCGGCGGACGCGGTGCGCGACCCGCGCGGCTTCGCGCTCAAGTTCTACACCGAGGACGGCAATTACGACCTGGTCGGGAACAACACCCCGGTGTTCTTCATCAAGGACGCCATCAAGTTCCCCGACTTCATCCACACCCAGAAGCGCGACCCGTACACCGGCTCGCAGGAGGCGGACAACGTCTGGGACTTCTGGGGGCTCTCGCCCGAGTCCACCCATCAGGTGACCTGGCTGTTCGGTGACCGCGGCATCCCCGCCTCGTACCGCCACATGAACGGCTACGGTTCGCACACCTACCAGTGGAACAACGCCGCGGGCGAGGTCTTCTGGGTGAAGTACCACTTCAAGACCGACCAGGGGATCAAGAACCTCACCACCGCCGAGGCGGCCGAGACCTCCGGTCTGGACCCGGACAGCCACCAGCGCGATCTGCGCGAGGCCATCGAGCGCGGTGACTTCCCGACCTGGACCGTGCAGGTGCAGATCATGCCGGCGGCCGACGCGGCGAACTACCGCTTCAACCCGTTCGACCTGACCAAGGTCTGGCCGCACGAGGACTATCCGCCGATCGAGATCGGCAAGCTGGAGCTCAACCGCAACCCGCGGAACATCTTCGCCGAGGTCGAGCAGTCGATCTTCTCGCCGGCCCACTTCGTGCCGGGCATCGGCCCGTCCCCGGACAAGATGCTCCAGGGCCGCCTCTTCGCGTACGGCGACGCCCACCGCTACCGCGTCGGCATCAACGCCGACCACCTGCCGGTGAACCGCCCGCACGCGGCCGAGGCACGCACCTACGGCCGGGACGGCTTCCTGTACGACGGCCGGCACGCGGGCGCGAAGAACTACGAGCCCAACAGCTTCGGCGGCCCGGCGGAGACCGGCCGGCCGCTGTGGGAGCCGTCCGCGGTCTCCGGCCGGACCGGTGACCACGAGGCGCCCTCGCACGCCGAGGACGACGACTTCGTGCAGGCGGGCAACCTCTACCGGCTGATGTCGGACGGCGAGAAGGAGCGCCTGATCGAGAATCTGGCGCAGTTCATCGCCAAGGTCTCCCGCGATGACATCGCACAGCGGGCGATCGAGAACTTCCGCAAGGCGGACGCCGACTACGGCAAGCGGCTGGAGGCCGCGGTCCAGGCCCTGCGCGGCTGA
- a CDS encoding Fur family transcriptional regulator, translating to MSDLLERLRGRGWRLTAQRRVVAEVLDGDHVHYTADEVHAAAAERLPEISRATVYNTLGELVSLGEVIEVTTDGRAKRYDPNAHHAHQHLVCAKCGTIRDVHPSGDLLADLPTQERYGFAISAVEVTYRGLCPDCAA from the coding sequence ATGAGTGACCTGCTGGAACGGCTCAGGGGACGCGGCTGGAGGCTGACGGCGCAGCGGCGTGTCGTCGCCGAGGTCCTCGACGGGGACCATGTGCACTACACCGCCGACGAAGTCCACGCGGCGGCGGCCGAGCGACTGCCCGAGATCTCCCGCGCGACCGTCTACAACACCCTGGGCGAGCTGGTCTCGCTCGGTGAGGTGATCGAGGTCACCACGGACGGCAGGGCCAAGCGCTACGACCCGAACGCACACCACGCGCATCAGCACCTGGTCTGCGCGAAGTGCGGCACGATCCGCGATGTCCACCCCTCCGGCGATCTGCTCGCCGACCTGCCCACGCAGGAGCGCTACGGCTTCGCGATCTCCGCGGTCGAGGTGACCTACCGGGGTCTGTGCCCCGACTGTGCGGCCTGA
- a CDS encoding tetratricopeptide repeat protein, translating to MGFMGDRVSLLETGRFAHTHDDAEEETRHRRAAEAGDTAAMSALGALLLRRGDVDGAEPHLRGATAAGDRAAANNLGVLLHQRGYADEAAGWWRIAAVAGSAAAAHALGRHHRERGDEPAAEYWLRQSAESGHTLGAYALGDLLEHRSDIGAERWFRAAAERGHREAAYRLARILDDRDEGDEPVAERRRGADGAGREEAEQWYRQAAARGHRRAALHLGTLLEKRGETKEAGRWYLMSAKDGESRAACALGFLLRDAGDTDSAAVWWHRAAQDGDGNAANALGALHADRGEPQTAERWYRAALDAGDINGAYNLGLLCAEQGRTAQAEQWYRRAAYAGHREAANAVAVMLLQRGDAAGAEPWFSKAAEAGSVDAAFNLGILYAGRGEGRAARQWYERAAAAGHTEAALQVGLALQRDGDLQGAERHLRCAAGGGSAEGAFRLAALLDRSSVGGDPATGTGFGSSSGTRFPTPPPDDGSGPHVPEYEEWYERAARQGHRRAQVRVGMFAAARGDVVEAARWYRAAAEAGSSNGAFNLGLLLAREGSEPEAALWWTRAAEAGHGRAALRLALLAARRGALTEGQRWCARAVELGPAEVAERAARLRDALQQELTA from the coding sequence ATGGGATTTATGGGGGACAGGGTCAGTCTGTTGGAGACAGGGCGTTTTGCGCACACGCATGACGATGCCGAGGAGGAGACCCGGCACCGTCGTGCCGCCGAGGCCGGTGACACCGCCGCGATGAGCGCGCTGGGCGCGCTGCTGCTGCGCCGTGGTGACGTCGACGGTGCGGAACCGCATCTGCGGGGAGCCACCGCGGCGGGCGATCGCGCCGCCGCCAACAACCTCGGCGTCCTGCTGCACCAGCGCGGCTACGCCGACGAGGCGGCCGGCTGGTGGCGGATAGCCGCCGTCGCCGGATCCGCCGCCGCGGCCCACGCCCTGGGCCGGCACCACCGTGAGCGGGGCGATGAGCCCGCCGCCGAGTACTGGCTGCGTCAGTCCGCCGAATCCGGCCACACCCTGGGCGCGTACGCGCTGGGCGATCTGCTGGAGCACCGCAGCGACATCGGCGCCGAGCGCTGGTTCCGCGCGGCCGCCGAGCGCGGCCACCGCGAGGCCGCGTACCGCCTCGCCCGCATCCTGGACGACCGCGACGAGGGCGACGAGCCGGTGGCCGAGCGCCGCCGCGGCGCCGACGGGGCCGGGCGGGAGGAGGCCGAGCAGTGGTACCGGCAGGCCGCCGCGCGTGGCCACCGGCGCGCCGCCCTCCACCTCGGCACGCTGCTGGAGAAGCGCGGTGAGACCAAGGAGGCCGGCCGCTGGTACCTGATGTCCGCCAAGGACGGTGAGTCCCGCGCCGCCTGCGCGCTGGGCTTCCTGCTGCGCGACGCGGGCGACACGGACAGCGCGGCGGTCTGGTGGCACCGGGCGGCCCAGGACGGCGACGGCAACGCCGCCAACGCGCTCGGCGCGCTGCACGCCGACCGGGGCGAGCCCCAGACCGCCGAGCGCTGGTACCGCGCCGCGCTCGACGCCGGGGACATCAACGGCGCCTACAACCTCGGGCTGCTCTGCGCCGAGCAGGGCCGCACCGCACAGGCCGAGCAGTGGTACCGCCGCGCCGCCTACGCGGGCCACCGCGAGGCCGCCAACGCGGTCGCCGTGATGCTGCTGCAGCGCGGCGACGCGGCGGGCGCCGAGCCGTGGTTCTCCAAGGCGGCCGAGGCGGGCAGCGTCGACGCCGCGTTCAACCTGGGGATCCTGTACGCGGGCCGGGGCGAGGGCCGGGCGGCCCGGCAGTGGTACGAGCGGGCCGCCGCCGCCGGGCACACCGAGGCGGCGCTGCAGGTCGGCCTCGCCCTGCAGCGGGACGGCGACCTCCAGGGCGCCGAGCGCCATCTGCGCTGCGCCGCGGGCGGCGGCAGCGCCGAGGGCGCCTTCCGGCTGGCCGCGCTGCTGGACCGCTCGTCGGTCGGCGGCGACCCGGCGACCGGCACCGGCTTCGGCAGCTCGTCGGGGACGCGCTTCCCGACCCCGCCGCCGGACGACGGCTCGGGGCCGCACGTCCCCGAGTACGAGGAGTGGTACGAGCGCGCCGCGCGCCAGGGCCACCGGCGGGCCCAGGTGCGGGTGGGCATGTTCGCCGCCGCGCGCGGCGACGTGGTCGAGGCCGCGCGCTGGTACCGGGCGGCCGCCGAGGCGGGCAGCAGCAACGGCGCGTTCAACCTGGGGCTGCTGCTGGCCCGGGAGGGCAGCGAGCCGGAGGCCGCCCTGTGGTGGACGCGTGCCGCCGAGGCGGGGCACGGCCGGGCCGCGCTGCGGCTCGCGCTGCTCGCGGCCCGCCGCGGGGCGCTCACCGAGGGACAGCGGTGGTGTGCGCGGGCGGTCGAGCTGGGGCCCGCGGAGGTCGCCGAGCGCGCGGCGCGGCTGCGGGACGCGCTGCAGCAGGAGCTCACGGCGTAA
- a CDS encoding UPF0182 family protein, protein MPDRGGGPTGPRMRVGRPSRRARTLLMTLGVLAVLAMLFVMFAGFWTDWLWYRSLHYSSVFSTTLKTKIGLFFVFGVLMATAVGINIWLAHRLRPPLSAMSMEQQSLDRYRMGIAPFKKWVLLAVTALVGLIAGASAAGQWRIWLLWVNGVPFGQKDPQFHKDVAFYAFDLPWYRFLLSFGFAATVLSLIAAALVHYLYGGLRVTSPGARATAAATGHLSVLLGVFVALKAVAYWLDRYGLAVKSSDFKATGNWTGLRYVDANAYLPAKTILFCIAAICAVLFFATLWRRTWQLPVIGFGLMVLSAILIGGLYPAIVQKFQVQPNEQAKEAPYIQKNIEATRQAYGIDDSKVADYSGKNDSEGGEKLRKDANTTASYRLIDPSVISPTFQQLQQERKYYQFPSTLDVDRYKGADGKDQDTVVGVRELNLNGIPKRNWINDHFTYTHGYGMVAAKGTTTDPNADPAGSPDFTESGLPTKSSSGGGVGTYKQQVYYGEKTDQYSIVGGPQKELDYEKNGEKTTSYQGKSGVSLSNPVNRAAYAVAFGEPQILYSGAIGDGSRILYNRTPKERVEKVAPWLTIDGDAYPAVVGGRIKWVVDAYTTTNGYPYASRTTLGDSTADSLSDGDRSVVAQQNKVNYIRNSVKATVDAYDGTVKLYEWDTKDPVLKTWEKAFPGTVEPKEKISKDLMEHLRYPQDLFKVQRELLTRYHVTDPTQFYSGSDAWQVPEDPTHKDGNAVPPYYLSMKMPDQKGQTFSLTTTFTPNGRPNLGAFMSIDADANSKDYGTIRLLKVTSNVPGPQQVQSELNGDPEVAEFVRNLRGTDSDIEYGNLLTVPLDNGFLYIEPVYARGGSANYPLLKKVGVSYGKETVFKDTLGEALDAVFGESSGEHQPPGDGGQEPPSSANPTVKEALKDAQEAYQAGQDALQKQPQDWEAYGRAQDDLRNALNRAAKAEAKAGEKPGQKQNQPQSQSTDGSGKKGG, encoded by the coding sequence ATGCCGGACCGCGGCGGAGGCCCGACGGGGCCGCGGATGAGAGTCGGCCGACCGTCCCGGCGTGCCAGGACCCTGCTCATGACCCTGGGCGTGCTGGCCGTATTGGCCATGCTCTTTGTCATGTTTGCCGGGTTTTGGACGGATTGGCTCTGGTATCGCTCGCTTCATTACTCGTCCGTCTTCAGTACGACCCTGAAGACGAAGATCGGGTTGTTCTTCGTCTTCGGCGTGCTGATGGCCACGGCGGTGGGGATCAACATCTGGCTGGCGCACCGGCTGCGGCCGCCACTCAGCGCGATGTCCATGGAGCAGCAGAGCCTGGACCGCTACCGGATGGGTATCGCCCCGTTCAAGAAGTGGGTGCTGCTGGCGGTCACCGCCCTGGTCGGGCTGATCGCGGGCGCCTCGGCGGCCGGCCAGTGGCGGATCTGGCTGCTGTGGGTCAATGGCGTGCCGTTCGGCCAGAAGGACCCGCAGTTCCACAAGGACGTGGCGTTCTACGCCTTCGATCTGCCCTGGTACCGCTTCCTGCTGAGCTTCGGCTTCGCGGCCACGGTGCTCTCGCTCATCGCCGCCGCCCTGGTGCACTACCTCTACGGGGGCCTGCGGGTCACCAGCCCGGGCGCCCGCGCGACCGCCGCGGCCACCGGCCATCTGTCGGTGCTGCTGGGCGTCTTCGTCGCGCTCAAGGCGGTGGCGTACTGGCTGGATCGCTACGGCCTCGCGGTGAAGTCCAGCGACTTCAAGGCGACGGGCAACTGGACGGGGCTGCGCTATGTGGACGCCAACGCCTATCTGCCCGCCAAGACGATCCTGTTCTGCATCGCGGCCATCTGCGCGGTGCTCTTCTTCGCGACGCTGTGGCGCCGCACCTGGCAGCTGCCGGTCATCGGCTTCGGGCTGATGGTGCTGTCGGCGATCCTCATCGGCGGGCTCTACCCGGCGATCGTGCAGAAGTTCCAGGTCCAGCCGAACGAGCAGGCCAAGGAGGCGCCGTACATCCAGAAGAACATCGAGGCCACGCGCCAGGCGTACGGCATCGATGACTCCAAGGTGGCGGACTACTCCGGCAAGAACGACAGCGAGGGCGGCGAGAAGCTCCGTAAGGACGCCAATACGACGGCCAGTTACCGGCTGATCGACCCGAGCGTCATCTCGCCGACCTTCCAGCAGCTCCAGCAGGAGCGGAAGTACTACCAGTTCCCCTCGACGCTGGACGTCGACCGCTACAAGGGTGCCGACGGCAAGGATCAGGACACCGTCGTCGGTGTGCGCGAGCTGAACCTCAACGGCATCCCCAAGCGGAACTGGATCAACGACCACTTCACCTACACCCATGGCTACGGCATGGTGGCGGCGAAGGGCACCACGACCGATCCCAACGCGGACCCGGCCGGCTCGCCGGACTTCACCGAGTCCGGGCTGCCCACCAAGAGCTCCAGCGGCGGCGGGGTCGGCACCTACAAGCAGCAGGTCTACTACGGCGAGAAGACCGATCAGTACTCGATAGTCGGTGGCCCCCAGAAGGAGCTCGACTACGAGAAGAACGGCGAGAAGACCACCAGCTACCAGGGCAAGAGCGGGGTCAGCCTCTCCAACCCGGTCAACCGCGCCGCCTACGCGGTGGCGTTCGGCGAGCCCCAGATCCTCTACTCGGGCGCGATCGGCGACGGTTCGCGGATCCTGTACAACCGCACCCCCAAGGAGCGCGTCGAGAAGGTCGCCCCCTGGCTGACCATCGACGGCGACGCCTATCCGGCGGTGGTGGGCGGCCGGATCAAGTGGGTCGTCGACGCGTACACCACGACCAACGGCTATCCGTACGCCTCGCGGACGACCCTGGGCGACAGCACGGCCGACTCGCTGAGCGACGGAGACCGCTCGGTGGTCGCCCAGCAGAACAAGGTCAACTACATCCGCAACTCGGTCAAGGCGACCGTGGACGCCTACGACGGCACGGTCAAGCTCTACGAGTGGGACACCAAGGATCCGGTCCTCAAGACCTGGGAGAAGGCGTTCCCGGGCACGGTCGAGCCCAAGGAGAAGATCAGCAAGGACCTGATGGAGCATCTGCGGTATCCGCAGGACCTCTTCAAGGTCCAGCGCGAGCTGCTGACCCGCTACCACGTCACCGACCCGACGCAGTTCTACAGCGGCAGTGACGCCTGGCAGGTCCCCGAGGACCCGACCCACAAGGACGGGAACGCGGTACCGCCGTACTACCTCAGCATGAAGATGCCCGACCAGAAGGGGCAGACGTTCTCGCTGACGACGACCTTCACCCCCAACGGGCGTCCCAACCTGGGCGCGTTCATGTCGATCGACGCGGATGCCAACAGCAAGGACTACGGCACGATAAGACTGCTGAAGGTCACCTCCAACGTGCCGGGGCCACAGCAGGTGCAGAGCGAGCTCAACGGTGATCCGGAGGTCGCCGAGTTCGTCCGGAACCTCAGAGGCACCGACTCCGACATCGAGTACGGCAATCTGCTCACCGTGCCACTGGACAACGGCTTCCTGTACATCGAGCCGGTCTACGCCCGCGGTGGCAGCGCCAACTACCCGCTGCTGAAGAAGGTGGGCGTCTCCTACGGCAAGGAGACCGTCTTCAAGGACACCCTGGGTGAGGCCCTGGACGCCGTCTTCGGCGAGTCGTCCGGGGAGCATCAGCCACCGGGCGACGGCGGGCAGGAACCGCCGTCGAGCGCCAACCCCACGGTGAAGGAAGCCCTCAAGGACGCCCAGGAGGCGTACCAGGCCGGCCAGGACGCGCTCCAGAAGCAGCCGCAGGACTGGGAGGCGTACGGCAGGGCCCAGGACGATCTGAGGAACGCTCTGAACCGCGCAGCCAAGGCGGAGGCCAAGGCGGGCGAGAAGCCGGGGCAGAAGCAGAACCAGCCACAGAGCCAGAGCACCGACGGTTCCGGCAAGAAGGGCGGCTGA